In the genome of Cupriavidus taiwanensis, one region contains:
- the tssK gene encoding type VI secretion system baseplate subunit TssK codes for MSYSAKILWGEGLFLRPQHFQRQDAYHESRLHATAQVIQPYGWGVRNASFDTDALASGVLRVTELSLFFPDGELYSAPQADELPPPVVLDAIPAGTSELTFYLALQPLHDAGGNYRDDAEGSLSSRYVGLQTETSDLFTEAEPAAITYLKKAVRLVAETEPRDQFISLPVVRIRRTATGGFELDETFVAPSLSINASAVLYLRLRRLIDALQAKVNALYGFHREPTKNIIEFRSGDIASFWLLHTANASFAALAHLFHHPELHPERLFQEMLRLAGALMTFSKSHTLADLPVYDHDSPGPVFARLDSIIRDLLDTVISTRYFSIALDETRPSFHLGRLDSGKIDDKTSFYLSVSADMPVAELVEAIPSRFKVGAPDDVDKLVLSSMPGVPLTYTPQVPPAIPVRPGACYFAIEARGALYDRMLQAQTITIYTPAGIRELKLELIAVTS; via the coding sequence GTGAGTTATTCCGCCAAGATTCTGTGGGGCGAAGGCCTGTTCCTGCGGCCCCAGCATTTCCAGCGGCAGGACGCATACCATGAGTCGCGCCTGCACGCCACCGCGCAAGTAATCCAGCCCTACGGCTGGGGCGTGCGCAATGCCAGTTTTGACACCGATGCGCTCGCCAGCGGGGTGCTGCGCGTGACGGAGCTGTCGCTGTTCTTCCCCGACGGCGAACTGTATTCCGCGCCCCAGGCCGATGAGCTGCCACCGCCGGTGGTGCTTGACGCGATTCCCGCCGGCACTTCGGAACTGACCTTCTACCTGGCGCTGCAGCCGCTGCACGACGCCGGCGGCAACTACCGCGACGACGCGGAAGGATCGCTGTCGTCCCGCTATGTCGGCCTGCAGACCGAAACATCGGACCTGTTCACCGAAGCCGAGCCGGCCGCCATCACTTACCTGAAAAAGGCGGTGCGGCTGGTGGCCGAAACCGAGCCGCGCGACCAGTTCATCTCGTTGCCGGTCGTGCGCATCCGGCGTACCGCGACCGGCGGCTTTGAACTGGACGAGACCTTTGTCGCTCCGAGCCTGTCGATCAATGCCTCGGCCGTGCTGTACCTGCGCCTTCGCCGGCTGATCGATGCGCTGCAGGCCAAGGTCAACGCGCTGTACGGCTTTCATCGCGAACCCACCAAGAACATCATCGAGTTCCGCTCGGGCGATATCGCGTCGTTCTGGCTGCTGCACACTGCCAACGCCTCTTTCGCTGCGCTGGCGCACCTGTTCCACCATCCCGAACTGCATCCCGAGCGGCTGTTCCAGGAAATGCTGCGCCTGGCCGGCGCGCTGATGACCTTTTCGAAGAGCCACACGCTGGCCGATCTTCCGGTCTATGACCACGACAGTCCGGGCCCGGTCTTTGCGCGGCTGGACAGCATCATCCGCGACCTGCTCGATACCGTCATCTCCACGCGCTACTTCTCGATCGCGCTGGACGAGACCCGTCCCTCGTTCCATCTGGGGCGGCTGGATTCCGGCAAGATCGACGACAAGACCAGCTTCTACCTGTCGGTCAGCGCGGACATGCCCGTGGCCGAGCTGGTCGAGGCCATTCCCAGCCGCTTCAAGGTCGGCGCCCCGGACGACGTGGACAAGCTGGTGCTGTCGTCGATGCCGGGCGTGCCGTTGACCTACACCCCGCAGGTGCCGCCCGCGATCCCGGTGCGTCCGGGCGCGTGCTATTTCGCGATCGAAGCGCGCGGCGCGCTTTACGACCGCATGCTGCAGGCGCAGACCATCACCATCTACACCCCGGCCGGCATCCGGGAACTCAAACTTGAACTGATTGCGGTGACTTCATGA
- the icmH gene encoding type IVB secretion system protein IcmH/DotU: MSATSTPSLFGASPAGQPSPAAAGSVDGAMHARTLLDLLYDGFFMLFLLRNGQQPGSAEEFLQKVRDFLDDFERGAKRLNVAAEDIFDAKYAFCAAIDETILASNFSIRSTWERRPLQLVLFGEQLAGEGFFTKLEELRAHGAPRLQALEVFHMCLLLGFRGKYILEGPEKLAYLTARLGDEISAIKGKRAAFAPQWPIPDKISHALKRETPLWIFGAVFALIALLAFLGLSTTLRSQTSDTLQGYSQVIKLGPRYSHLTISLP, translated from the coding sequence ATGAGCGCTACCTCCACGCCTTCGCTGTTCGGCGCCTCGCCGGCCGGCCAGCCCTCTCCCGCCGCCGCAGGCTCGGTCGACGGCGCCATGCACGCCCGCACGCTGCTGGACCTGCTCTACGATGGCTTTTTCATGCTGTTCCTGCTGCGCAACGGCCAGCAGCCGGGGAGCGCCGAAGAGTTCCTGCAGAAGGTGCGCGACTTCCTCGATGATTTCGAGCGCGGCGCCAAGCGGCTCAACGTGGCGGCCGAAGACATCTTCGACGCCAAGTACGCTTTCTGCGCCGCCATCGACGAGACCATCCTGGCGTCGAACTTCAGCATCCGCAGCACGTGGGAGCGGCGGCCGCTGCAACTGGTGCTGTTCGGCGAGCAACTGGCCGGCGAAGGCTTCTTCACCAAGCTGGAAGAACTGCGCGCGCACGGCGCGCCGCGCCTGCAGGCGCTGGAAGTCTTCCACATGTGCCTGCTGCTGGGGTTCCGCGGCAAGTACATCCTGGAAGGGCCCGAGAAACTGGCCTACCTGACCGCACGGCTGGGCGACGAGATCTCGGCGATCAAGGGCAAGCGCGCCGCCTTTGCACCGCAATGGCCGATCCCGGACAAGATCTCGCACGCGCTCAAGCGCGAAACCCCGCTGTGGATCTTCGGCGCGGTCTTTGCACTGATCGCACTGCTGGCCTTCCTGGGGCTGTCGACCACGCTGCGCTCGCAGACCAGCGACACGCTGCAGGGCTACTCGCAGGTGATCAAGCTGGGGCCGCGTTATTCGCACCTGACCATCTCGCTGCCCTGA
- a CDS encoding type VI secretion system Vgr family protein: MKPLSSYPSSVMAALSGLLGQRTRQITLETALTADDLVVERFVAHEGVCAPFQLHIDCLSPSAHLDTARLATEEITLRLMLADGTRRAWHGYVQSCAAIGGDGGLARYRLTVGTWFDHLRARTDCYVYQDKTALEIVEDVLADYPLAQYRMAVSQPLRKRSVCCQYRETDLAFVTRLLAEEGLSYRFEHQQDHAEQSSQDDKAQSRHCLVIFDNQAERPACAQPSIRFHRSDATEREDAIDHWSLQAAAGTNAVTVASWDYKSLAATAADAGIESLGEWPTLESFETRGTYRFPDADAARRAAQLRAQAHESRYLRYAGEGSVRALGAGERFTLTGHFDTAANEFVTLAVRHEAANNLGAEVALLLGLSDIEAGSYRNRFEAVRADAPIVPVYSPKPTAPEGQPAVVIAEGGAPLTTERDHRVRVRLPWLRTPMADPRADTAADPAQDDLTQVTAWVRVATAAAGPNWGAHHLPRAGTEVMLTYLDGDIDRPMVVAQLHNEQDALPWPATEAPLNTALSGWHSQNLGDGGYNQWVVDDNTGQLRMRLASSAADTQLNLGYVIAQAPASGERGAWRGTGAELRTDAWAIVRAGNGLLLSTTVQARAAGTMLDIREARGQITAAERTAQRLSDAATSQQALPLGAVAAFEPLTKALDPQQDGSYPDRVNEQDAKRPDTGTAAEHFGQPWLVAESPSSIALATQATTSIFAGRHLLGLAQADWHVGAGNTVAAAAAKGVSLFSQNNGIRAIAAGGPVSIQAHTDALAVMADKAVTVTSSTDGIEVLAQKKVVLHGGSSRIVLDGNAITFETPGLLSVKGAGHPMVGAGGSPAELAALPVPAQNASWLELNYRDAYALPMSGAPYTITFADGTSRKGNLDGMGHARLEGVPVGTYTVSYGEAQFPAEPRHIAPANPYFGTGAPPTLEEAGKRLQDFMAQEDAYLNDNYFPDEIEAMQASLTEGEGSIEIEVEAHYSDYLAASEADSMRALSGYRSVHPEGQEVQS, from the coding sequence ATGAAGCCCTTGTCCTCTTACCCGTCATCCGTGATGGCCGCCCTGTCCGGGCTGCTGGGCCAGCGCACGCGCCAGATCACGCTGGAGACGGCGCTTACCGCCGACGACCTGGTAGTGGAGCGCTTCGTCGCGCACGAGGGTGTCTGCGCGCCCTTCCAGCTCCATATCGATTGCCTTAGCCCGTCAGCACACCTGGACACCGCGCGCCTGGCCACCGAGGAAATCACGCTACGGCTGATGCTGGCCGACGGCACGCGCCGCGCTTGGCACGGCTATGTGCAGAGCTGCGCGGCCATCGGCGGCGACGGCGGCCTGGCCCGCTACCGGCTGACGGTGGGGACCTGGTTCGATCACCTGCGCGCGCGCACAGATTGCTATGTCTACCAGGACAAGACCGCGCTGGAGATCGTCGAAGACGTGCTGGCCGACTACCCGCTGGCCCAATATCGCATGGCGGTGAGCCAGCCGCTGCGCAAGCGCTCGGTCTGCTGCCAGTACCGCGAAACCGATCTTGCCTTTGTCACGCGGCTGCTGGCGGAAGAAGGTCTGTCTTATCGCTTCGAGCATCAGCAGGACCACGCCGAACAATCCAGCCAGGATGACAAGGCCCAGTCCCGCCATTGCCTGGTGATCTTCGACAACCAGGCCGAACGCCCCGCCTGCGCGCAGCCCAGCATCCGCTTCCACCGCAGCGACGCCACCGAGCGCGAAGATGCCATCGACCATTGGTCGCTGCAGGCGGCCGCGGGAACCAACGCCGTTACCGTCGCTTCATGGGACTACAAGTCCCTGGCCGCCACCGCCGCCGACGCCGGCATCGAAAGCCTGGGCGAATGGCCCACGCTGGAGTCCTTCGAAACGCGCGGCACGTACCGCTTCCCCGACGCCGATGCCGCCCGCCGCGCCGCGCAGCTGCGCGCGCAAGCGCATGAAAGCCGCTACCTGCGCTACGCGGGCGAAGGCAGCGTCCGCGCCCTGGGCGCCGGCGAACGCTTTACGCTGACCGGGCACTTCGACACCGCCGCGAACGAGTTCGTCACGCTGGCCGTGCGCCATGAAGCGGCCAACAACCTGGGGGCCGAGGTGGCGTTGCTGCTGGGCCTGTCCGACATCGAGGCCGGCAGCTACCGCAACCGCTTCGAAGCCGTGCGCGCCGATGCCCCGATCGTGCCGGTGTACTCGCCCAAGCCCACCGCACCGGAAGGACAGCCTGCCGTCGTCATCGCCGAAGGCGGCGCCCCGCTGACCACCGAGCGCGATCACCGCGTGCGCGTGCGCCTGCCCTGGCTGCGCACGCCGATGGCGGACCCAAGAGCCGACACCGCCGCCGACCCGGCCCAGGACGACCTGACCCAGGTCACCGCCTGGGTGCGCGTGGCCACGGCCGCGGCCGGCCCCAACTGGGGCGCGCATCACCTGCCCCGCGCCGGCACCGAGGTCATGCTGACCTACCTCGATGGCGACATCGATCGCCCGATGGTGGTGGCGCAACTGCACAACGAGCAGGACGCCCTGCCCTGGCCCGCCACCGAGGCCCCGCTGAACACAGCGTTGTCCGGCTGGCATTCACAGAACCTTGGCGACGGCGGCTACAACCAGTGGGTGGTCGACGACAACACGGGGCAGCTGCGCATGCGCCTGGCCAGCTCGGCCGCCGACACCCAGCTCAACCTTGGCTACGTGATCGCTCAGGCTCCCGCCAGCGGTGAACGCGGCGCCTGGCGTGGCACCGGCGCCGAACTGCGCACCGACGCGTGGGCCATCGTGCGCGCCGGCAACGGCTTGCTGCTGTCGACCACGGTCCAGGCCAGGGCCGCCGGCACCATGCTCGACATCCGCGAAGCCCGCGGACAAATCACCGCCGCGGAACGTACCGCCCAGCGCCTGTCCGATGCCGCCACCTCGCAGCAGGCGCTGCCGCTGGGAGCCGTCGCCGCTTTCGAACCGCTGACCAAGGCCCTCGACCCCCAGCAGGACGGCAGCTATCCGGACCGCGTCAACGAGCAGGACGCCAAGCGCCCGGATACCGGCACCGCTGCCGAGCACTTCGGGCAACCGTGGCTCGTCGCGGAATCGCCCAGCTCGATTGCGCTGGCCACGCAGGCCACCACCAGCATCTTTGCCGGACGCCACCTGCTGGGACTGGCACAGGCCGACTGGCATGTCGGCGCCGGCAACACCGTCGCCGCAGCCGCGGCCAAGGGCGTGAGCCTGTTCAGCCAGAACAACGGAATTCGCGCCATTGCGGCCGGCGGACCGGTTTCCATCCAGGCCCATACCGATGCGCTGGCGGTGATGGCGGACAAGGCGGTGACGGTGACTTCATCGACCGACGGCATCGAGGTGCTGGCGCAGAAGAAAGTGGTGCTGCACGGTGGCTCGTCGCGGATCGTGCTGGACGGGAATGCGATTACGTTTGAGACACCGGGGTTGTTGTCGGTGAAGGGGGCTGGGCATCCCATGGTGGGGGCTGGGGGGAGTCCGGCGGAGTTGGCGGCGCTGCCGGTACCCGCACAGAACGCGAGCTGGCTCGAACTAAATTATCGCGACGCCTACGCACTTCCGATGAGCGGAGCCCCTTACACCATAACGTTTGCTGACGGCACTTCGCGAAAGGGAAACCTAGACGGCATGGGTCACGCTCGCTTGGAAGGCGTACCTGTTGGCACCTATACCGTAAGCTACGGCGAAGCTCAATTCCCCGCCGAGCCGCGACATATCGCTCCCGCCAATCCATACTTTGGTACCGGCGCACCTCCCACCCTTGAAGAAGCAGGCAAACGCTTGCAGGATTTCATGGCTCAGGAGGATGCCTATCTCAATGACAACTACTTCCCCGACGAAATTGAAGCCATGCAAGCCTCATTGACAGAAGGAGAAGGAAGCATCGAAATCGAAGTCGAGGCGCATTATTCCGATTACCTTGCCGCCAGCGAAGCTGATTCAATGCGAGCTCTGTCGGGCTATCGGTCAGTCCATCCTGAGGGTCAGGAGGTGCAATCTTGA
- a CDS encoding PoNe immunity protein domain-containing protein gives MATLNIISESAFKNRRDLMLDIDAYIDLMDDAKESQRLITDDNISKRIRESPDQNEAITAVMGGTRQKAWDYLTALHAQYSAGGSLDSLRAFFPEVVGSWKTYAEYHTMFHRTPNAGGRKVPHLDLYDKDYWFAIRLTSFAILLGHSTLLPSIAALWDYENEDMDGLLERLVAPYLPNRGTPPDTCTRHLPYFKTLKIFDASVDERAALMSSYLDEWYKASRREPYYDSHTKGRNHNYLGYWSFEAAAISVILDIDDEGFRKKPFYPADLAQFGRQQKSVALEAITDSSMAHLHSVANSPCPKAGYWMTPAKAGSRRYFRQGETMPVVATDYGTTIWQWDIDQSDPGL, from the coding sequence ATGGCAACCCTTAATATCATCTCCGAGTCTGCCTTCAAAAATCGCCGCGACTTGATGCTTGACATCGATGCCTACATCGATCTGATGGACGATGCAAAAGAAAGCCAAAGATTGATAACAGACGATAATATTTCCAAACGGATAAGAGAAAGCCCAGACCAGAATGAGGCCATTACTGCCGTAATGGGCGGAACAAGACAAAAAGCTTGGGACTACCTGACGGCACTGCATGCGCAGTATAGTGCGGGAGGATCACTTGATAGTCTGCGCGCTTTCTTTCCCGAAGTGGTAGGAAGTTGGAAAACTTATGCAGAATATCATACCATGTTTCATCGCACGCCTAATGCCGGCGGACGGAAAGTCCCTCATCTGGATCTTTATGACAAAGATTATTGGTTTGCGATCCGCCTGACAAGTTTTGCTATCTTATTGGGCCATTCCACTCTACTTCCCAGCATCGCAGCGTTATGGGACTATGAGAACGAGGATATGGATGGCCTACTGGAGCGCTTGGTGGCACCGTACTTGCCAAATCGCGGTACGCCGCCGGACACATGCACTCGGCATCTTCCCTATTTCAAGACCCTGAAAATCTTCGATGCGTCGGTAGATGAGCGGGCCGCATTGATGAGCAGCTATCTTGACGAATGGTACAAGGCCAGCCGGCGCGAACCTTATTATGACTCGCACACAAAAGGACGTAACCACAATTACCTCGGTTACTGGAGTTTTGAGGCAGCTGCCATTTCAGTTATCCTAGATATAGATGATGAGGGCTTCCGCAAAAAACCGTTCTATCCAGCGGATCTTGCCCAGTTTGGACGGCAACAAAAATCGGTTGCATTGGAAGCAATCACGGATTCTTCGATGGCTCACCTACACTCCGTAGCAAACAGCCCATGTCCAAAAGCTGGTTATTGGATGACACCCGCGAAGGCAGGGTCTCGCCGCTACTTCCGGCAGGGCGAAACAATGCCAGTTGTTGCCACAGACTACGGGACGACTATTTGGCAGTGGGACATCGATCAATCTGATCCCGGACTGTAA
- a CDS encoding PoNe immunity protein domain-containing protein, producing MRLIEGVEASKDNVLLKHSHPHPGYLRDAQGGLYEEMFWLWMLDYTAGADLDHLAREFASIVEEFCRWNELNIPYRLYLKEKFKNRGDTELTICSVDFFNQIEYENALQLLSIAILIRDGRSIKRIIAAMASNRYRDALYEQLIVDFVPDPQNDMDEVIFAEPYATLVEAYFQQDPTESIRLIRHYLKAWYRYQDGARWYDGHKKIQNDESFYYGYWAFEAGATIYLLDIGDSGIDHMVYPKDLVAYGRQLRETNIVTSDFSTPLDANDYPLSRLRCDSGQPCPQAGWWMTPAKIKSRRWFAKNEMMPDIKDSDFGATIWQWDMDQSDRS from the coding sequence ATGCGACTGATTGAAGGCGTTGAAGCCTCAAAGGACAACGTTCTCTTGAAACACTCGCATCCGCACCCAGGCTATCTTCGGGATGCGCAAGGCGGTCTCTACGAGGAGATGTTTTGGCTATGGATGCTTGACTACACTGCCGGAGCCGATCTCGACCACCTTGCAAGGGAATTCGCCTCTATTGTTGAAGAGTTTTGCCGATGGAACGAACTCAACATCCCGTACCGCCTTTATCTGAAAGAAAAGTTCAAGAACCGCGGTGACACTGAACTGACAATTTGCTCGGTTGACTTTTTCAATCAGATCGAATACGAAAACGCATTACAACTCTTAAGCATTGCCATCCTCATCCGTGACGGGCGCTCTATCAAGAGAATCATTGCAGCGATGGCAAGCAACCGCTATCGCGATGCCTTGTACGAGCAGTTGATCGTCGACTTCGTCCCGGATCCACAGAACGACATGGACGAAGTGATCTTCGCGGAGCCGTATGCGACCCTCGTCGAAGCATACTTTCAACAAGATCCTACGGAATCAATTCGACTAATAAGACATTACCTGAAGGCTTGGTACCGATACCAGGACGGCGCTCGATGGTACGATGGACACAAGAAAATCCAAAATGACGAATCGTTTTATTATGGATATTGGGCTTTCGAAGCTGGCGCGACGATCTATCTGTTAGATATTGGTGACAGCGGCATCGATCATATGGTGTACCCCAAGGATCTCGTAGCCTACGGCAGGCAGCTTCGCGAGACAAATATTGTCACCAGCGATTTCAGTACACCCCTTGATGCAAACGATTACCCTCTTAGTCGGCTGCGCTGCGATTCGGGCCAGCCGTGTCCACAAGCGGGGTGGTGGATGACACCGGCAAAAATAAAGAGTCGGCGTTGGTTTGCGAAGAACGAGATGATGCCGGACATCAAGGATAGCGACTTCGGTGCAACAATATGGCAATGGGATATGGACCAGTCCGACCGAAGCTAA
- a CDS encoding PoNe immunity protein domain-containing protein: protein MAGKNPPLLLAEISDLPGEPRQQFLYSELYKNVRKDLVESIAICLDSIQHEKLSPRYRVSAQASVYLNTFWLWMLEYTAGRDLDELARSFSGVVREFVIWNEVNIPYRRFLSERFKNRGETDLTICAVDFDNRIEYQNALQLVSVGILLRDEVSVGQIISAMESNRHADALYEQLIVDYLKHPRDDMDEVIFVKPYGILASAYFQENSTSSLDAVQSYLRNWYRYQAGARWYDAHKRIQEHCAFYYGYWAFEAGATTYLLGLDDSGINHRMYPKDLVAYAKRLRDANLVTSSLDAPIGENE, encoded by the coding sequence ATGGCAGGAAAAAATCCACCATTGCTGCTCGCTGAAATATCAGATCTGCCTGGCGAACCGCGCCAGCAGTTCCTCTACTCCGAACTGTACAAAAACGTACGCAAAGATCTGGTGGAGAGTATTGCAATTTGCCTCGACAGCATTCAGCATGAAAAACTCTCACCTCGCTATCGCGTTAGCGCTCAAGCGAGCGTCTACCTCAACACCTTCTGGCTTTGGATGTTGGAGTACACCGCGGGCCGAGATCTTGATGAATTGGCAAGATCCTTCTCGGGCGTAGTAAGAGAATTCGTTATCTGGAATGAAGTGAATATTCCCTATAGACGCTTTCTTAGTGAGCGGTTCAAGAATAGAGGCGAAACTGACCTGACGATCTGCGCCGTTGATTTCGACAACAGAATAGAGTACCAAAATGCGCTTCAACTGGTCAGCGTCGGCATACTTTTACGCGACGAAGTCTCGGTTGGTCAGATTATTTCTGCCATGGAGAGCAATCGGCATGCCGATGCATTATATGAACAACTGATTGTTGACTACCTCAAGCATCCGCGCGATGACATGGACGAGGTTATATTTGTGAAGCCTTACGGCATCTTAGCCAGCGCCTATTTTCAGGAAAATTCAACTTCATCGCTCGATGCTGTTCAAAGCTATTTGAGGAATTGGTACCGATATCAGGCTGGTGCCCGTTGGTATGATGCACATAAAAGGATCCAGGAACACTGCGCCTTCTACTATGGATACTGGGCGTTCGAGGCCGGTGCCACAACTTACTTGCTCGGTCTTGACGACAGTGGCATCAACCACAGGATGTATCCCAAAGACCTCGTTGCCTACGCCAAACGCTTGCGTGACGCGAACCTCGTCACCAGCAGCTTGGACGCGCCAATTGGCGAAAACGAATGA
- a CDS encoding bifunctional metallophosphatase/5'-nucleotidase, with product MVVAAGDMVGASPLVSGAFHEEPAIDVLGQMGLEISSVGNHEFDKGRDELLRLQNGGCFPRSADGRRGIVGVDTCMTNGAYAGAKFQYLAANVIDQATGKPLLPAYQIKTFDWAKVAFIGMTLKDTPSVVTPAGTAGLTFESEADTVNKLIPELRQQNVNAIVVLLHEGGSTTAGTVNDKSCPGLNGAIVSIVDKLDPAVDIVVSGHTHQDYVCTRPDGKLLTQTGFYGRLATEIDITIDPATRRVSSKLANNRVAVNDLVIKDSQGKPIPLPAGYTALPKDSAVDAMVSRYVELTAPIKNAVVGAITASIDRTQTAAGESALGDLVADAYLAGTSDALFGPAVIAFTNPGGLRQNLTYDAATNGQTTFGQLYAVMPFGNSMVTMDLTGAQILRLLEQQWEAPQPAGGRVLQVSSGFSYTWDASKPAGAAAGQGNRVDPASLRLNGVAIDLAKTYRVTVNNFMASGGDNFTVLKQGTNQQAGPVDIDVFEAYFRAKSPVSPGTPNRITRLN from the coding sequence GTGGTGGTGGCTGCCGGCGACATGGTCGGCGCTTCGCCGCTGGTTTCCGGGGCGTTCCATGAGGAGCCGGCCATCGACGTGCTGGGCCAGATGGGCCTGGAGATCTCGTCGGTGGGCAATCATGAGTTCGACAAGGGCCGCGATGAGCTGCTGCGGCTGCAGAACGGGGGCTGCTTTCCGCGGTCGGCCGACGGCCGGCGCGGCATTGTCGGCGTGGATACGTGCATGACCAACGGCGCCTACGCCGGGGCGAAGTTCCAGTACCTGGCCGCCAATGTCATCGACCAGGCGACCGGCAAGCCGCTGCTGCCGGCATACCAGATCAAGACCTTCGACTGGGCCAAGGTGGCGTTTATCGGCATGACGCTGAAGGACACGCCGTCGGTGGTGACACCCGCGGGCACGGCGGGCCTGACGTTCGAGTCCGAGGCCGATACGGTCAACAAGCTGATTCCGGAACTGCGCCAGCAGAACGTCAATGCGATCGTGGTGTTGCTGCATGAAGGCGGATCGACCACGGCGGGCACGGTGAATGACAAGAGCTGCCCGGGGCTGAACGGTGCCATCGTGTCGATCGTCGACAAGCTCGATCCCGCCGTGGATATCGTGGTCAGCGGCCACACCCATCAGGACTATGTCTGCACCCGACCGGATGGCAAGCTGCTGACGCAGACCGGCTTCTACGGCCGGCTGGCCACGGAAATCGATATCACCATCGATCCGGCCACGCGCCGGGTCTCCTCCAAGCTGGCGAACAACCGCGTGGCGGTCAACGATCTGGTGATCAAGGACAGCCAGGGCAAGCCGATCCCGCTGCCTGCCGGCTATACGGCGCTGCCGAAGGACAGCGCGGTCGACGCGATGGTCAGCCGTTACGTGGAACTGACCGCGCCGATCAAGAACGCGGTGGTGGGCGCCATTACCGCGAGCATCGATCGCACCCAGACTGCGGCGGGCGAGTCGGCACTGGGCGACTTGGTGGCGGACGCCTACCTGGCCGGCACGTCCGATGCGTTGTTCGGGCCGGCGGTGATCGCCTTCACCAATCCGGGCGGGCTGCGCCAGAACCTGACGTACGACGCGGCCACCAATGGCCAGACCACGTTCGGGCAGCTCTATGCGGTGATGCCTTTCGGCAACAGCATGGTGACGATGGACCTGACCGGCGCGCAGATCCTGCGCCTGCTGGAACAGCAATGGGAAGCGCCGCAACCTGCGGGCGGTCGCGTGCTGCAGGTTTCCAGCGGCTTTAGCTATACCTGGGACGCGAGCAAGCCGGCAGGCGCCGCCGCGGGACAGGGCAATCGCGTCGACCCGGCATCGCTACGGCTCAACGGCGTCGCCATCGACCTGGCCAAGACCTACCGCGTCACGGTGAACAACTTCATGGCCTCCGGCGGCGACAATTTCACAGTACTGAAGCAGGGCACGAACCAGCAGGCCGGCCCCGTGGATATCGATGTCTTCGAAGCTTATTTCAGGGCGAAATCTCCGGTCAGTCCCGGCACACCGAACCGGATCACGCGCCTGAACTGA